A region from the Hypericibacter adhaerens genome encodes:
- a CDS encoding adenylate/guanylate cyclase domain-containing protein: MRAKVIVRRVRLVTGLTLFAYLLTHYLNHAAGLISLDAMEEGRGLFLLLWRNGPMTVLLYAAILAHLGLAYGSVYQRRSLRMAPWEAAQLLLGLAVPPLIVTHVIGTRLNATLFGTNDNYAYELLVTWLWSPKDGLLQALATGIAWIHGCIGLYFWLRLKRWFPRWAPYLFALALLLPVLALLGFTQAGREVARLAEDPDWLEAAKIIIRFPSNDEAALLYRIRDGLLWLFALLLIATLLARGLRAWITRHRALYVTYPDGRKVMIQPGTTVLEASRIGGIPHASVCGGRGRCSTCRVRILASDEALPEPGPEERRVLDRVAAEPGVRLACQLRPRANLTVLPMLPPTASPRDSHARPGYLQGHEEEIAILFADLRAFTRFAERKLPYDVVFLLNRYFRAMGTAVEQAGGHLDKFIGDGVMALFGVGGSPEEGCRLALEAARRMAVNLDEVNRVLEHDLPEPLRIGIGIHVGPAIVGEMGYGRATSMTAIGDSVNTASRLEGLTKEFACQLVVSASVAELAGLDLADAARHEIAVRGRSQPLTVLALADARTLPPFTGGVMRRSRRAKATEESAARR; the protein is encoded by the coding sequence ATGCGGGCCAAGGTTATCGTGCGACGGGTGCGGCTCGTCACCGGCCTGACGCTCTTTGCCTATCTCCTGACCCACTATCTCAATCATGCGGCCGGATTGATCTCGCTCGATGCGATGGAAGAGGGCCGTGGGCTCTTCCTGCTGCTTTGGCGCAACGGGCCGATGACGGTGCTGCTCTATGCGGCGATCCTCGCGCATCTGGGCCTGGCCTACGGGTCGGTCTATCAGCGCCGCTCCCTGCGCATGGCGCCCTGGGAGGCGGCGCAGCTCCTGCTCGGGCTCGCGGTGCCGCCGCTCATCGTCACCCACGTGATCGGCACCCGGCTCAACGCGACGCTCTTCGGCACCAACGACAATTATGCCTATGAGCTTCTCGTCACCTGGCTGTGGAGCCCGAAGGACGGCCTGCTGCAGGCACTGGCGACGGGAATCGCCTGGATCCATGGCTGCATCGGCCTCTATTTCTGGCTGCGGCTGAAACGCTGGTTCCCGCGCTGGGCGCCCTATCTTTTCGCGCTGGCGCTGCTGCTGCCGGTGCTGGCGCTCCTGGGCTTCACCCAGGCTGGCCGCGAGGTGGCGCGGCTGGCCGAGGATCCGGACTGGCTTGAGGCGGCGAAGATCATCATCCGTTTCCCCAGCAACGACGAGGCGGCGCTGCTCTATCGCATCCGCGACGGGCTGCTCTGGCTCTTCGCCCTGCTCCTGATCGCCACCCTGCTCGCGCGGGGCCTGCGCGCCTGGATCACCCGCCACCGCGCGCTCTACGTGACCTATCCCGACGGGCGCAAGGTGATGATCCAGCCCGGCACGACGGTGCTCGAGGCGAGCCGGATCGGCGGCATCCCGCATGCCAGCGTCTGCGGCGGGCGCGGGCGCTGCTCGACCTGCCGGGTGCGGATCCTCGCCAGCGATGAAGCCCTGCCGGAGCCGGGACCCGAGGAGCGCCGCGTGCTCGATCGCGTGGCGGCCGAGCCCGGCGTGCGCCTCGCCTGCCAGCTCCGGCCGCGCGCCAACCTGACGGTGCTGCCGATGCTCCCGCCGACCGCGAGCCCGCGCGATTCCCATGCGCGGCCCGGCTATCTCCAGGGCCACGAGGAGGAGATCGCGATCCTGTTCGCGGATCTGCGCGCCTTCACCCGCTTCGCCGAGCGCAAGCTGCCCTATGACGTGGTGTTCCTGCTCAACCGCTATTTCCGCGCCATGGGCACGGCGGTGGAGCAGGCGGGCGGGCATCTCGACAAGTTCATCGGCGACGGGGTGATGGCGCTGTTCGGCGTCGGCGGCAGCCCGGAAGAAGGCTGCCGCCTGGCCCTCGAGGCGGCCCGGCGCATGGCGGTCAATCTCGACGAGGTCAATCGCGTGCTGGAGCATGATCTGCCGGAGCCGCTCCGGATCGGCATCGGCATCCATGTGGGGCCGGCGATCGTGGGCGAGATGGGCTATGGGCGCGCCACCTCGATGACGGCGATCGGCGATTCGGTGAACACGGCGAGCCGGCTCGAGGGCCTCACCAAGGAATTCGCCTGCCAGCTCGTCGTCTCGGCCTCGGTGGCGGAGCTGGCGGGGCTCGATCTCGCCGATGCCGCCCGCCACGAGATCGCGGTCCGCGGCCGCTCGCAGCCCCTGACCGTGCTGGCGCTTGCCGACGCGCGCACGCTGCCGCCCTTCACCGGCGGCGTCATGAGAAGATCGCGCCGCGCGAAGGCGACGGAGGAAAGTGCAGCGAGGCGCTGA
- a CDS encoding tetratricopeptide repeat protein: MLACLRAALCGVLLLGAAALLLPLTAHAQDPNGGLNLQNPYAKPNTLGSTGSRLNEEITPRNEDYARALSLMQDGRYDDAIITLNKLVAMNPIDYDALNQLGYCYQKLGQPGKAMGYYKKVLGPKPDHPGANENVGELFLEMKNLEGAEERLTVLQNTCNNCAEYNSLKAKIDSYKAQQG; the protein is encoded by the coding sequence ATGCTTGCCTGTCTTCGCGCCGCCCTTTGCGGCGTCCTGCTGCTCGGCGCCGCCGCCCTGCTTCTGCCGCTGACCGCCCATGCGCAGGACCCCAATGGCGGCCTCAATCTGCAGAACCCTTACGCGAAACCGAACACGCTCGGCTCCACGGGGTCGCGGCTCAACGAAGAAATCACGCCGCGCAACGAAGACTACGCCAGGGCGCTGAGCCTCATGCAGGACGGCCGCTACGACGACGCGATCATCACCCTCAACAAGCTGGTGGCGATGAATCCGATCGACTACGACGCCCTCAACCAGCTCGGCTACTGCTACCAGAAGCTGGGGCAGCCTGGAAAAGCGATGGGCTATTACAAGAAAGTGCTGGGCCCCAAGCCCGATCATCCCGGCGCGAACGAGAATGTGGGCGAACTCTTCCTCGAGATGAAGAATCTCGAAGGCGCCGAGGAGCGGCTGACCGTGCTGCAGAACACCTGCAACAATTGTGCCGAATACAACTCGCTCAAGGCCAAGATCGACAGCTATAAGGCGCAGCAGGGCTGA
- a CDS encoding tetratricopeptide repeat protein — protein MSKLTRFALAVGPAFGLVAGLALALPAPSAWSMGSSSDSSSDSPATTADYATAKKLVDEEKYRDAIPILEQLVAKNPADADALNELGFSHRKLGHQNKALTYYLKALATEPNHLGANEYLGELYLEMKDLPKAEERLAVLQKACTSCEEYNELKEKIEDYKAKQQS, from the coding sequence ATGTCCAAACTCACCCGTTTCGCCCTCGCTGTCGGACCCGCCTTCGGGCTCGTCGCCGGCCTCGCGCTCGCCCTGCCGGCGCCGTCGGCCTGGTCGATGGGCAGCTCGAGCGACAGCTCCAGCGACTCCCCGGCCACGACCGCGGATTACGCGACGGCCAAGAAGCTGGTCGATGAGGAGAAATATCGCGATGCGATTCCCATCCTCGAGCAGCTGGTGGCGAAGAACCCCGCGGATGCCGATGCCCTCAACGAGCTGGGCTTCAGCCATCGCAAGCTCGGCCACCAGAACAAGGCCCTGACCTACTATCTCAAGGCGCTCGCCACCGAGCCTAACCATCTCGGCGCCAACGAGTATCTGGGCGAGCTCTATCTCGAGATGAAGGACCTGCCCAAGGCCGAGGAACGGCTCGCCGTGCTGCAGAAGGCCTGCACCAGCTGCGAGGAGTACAACGAGCTCAAGGAGAAGATCGAGGACTACAAGGCGAAGCAGCAGAGCTGA
- a CDS encoding regulatory protein RecX: protein MPSSSSGDSSASSGPAARKEAEARSSPSASPPNLAASLHEAALDYLARYAASSARLRRVLERRVRRRRTDRDGLEAARGIIGDIVAKLTAQGFLEDGRYAAARAESLSRQGRSRRWIEARLAADGIAPDLIRGALEALGGNHGDRELEAAIAFAKRRRLGPYRRTRPRSPGALQALADKERAAFARAGFDRRTAQTVLGAASPDALAALLATG, encoded by the coding sequence ATGCCCTCATCCTCGTCCGGCGATTCCTCCGCCTCCTCAGGCCCCGCGGCCCGGAAGGAGGCCGAGGCTCGGTCCTCGCCTTCCGCGTCGCCGCCGAATCTCGCCGCCAGCCTGCACGAAGCGGCGCTCGACTATCTGGCGCGCTATGCCGCGTCGAGCGCGAGGCTGCGGCGCGTGCTGGAGCGGCGGGTGAGGCGCCGGCGGACAGACCGCGACGGTCTCGAGGCGGCACGCGGCATCATCGGCGACATCGTCGCGAAACTGACCGCGCAAGGTTTCCTCGAGGATGGCCGCTACGCCGCGGCCAGGGCCGAAAGCCTGTCGCGTCAGGGACGGTCGCGGCGCTGGATCGAGGCACGGCTGGCGGCCGACGGCATCGCCCCCGACCTGATCCGCGGGGCGCTGGAAGCGCTCGGCGGGAACCACGGCGATCGCGAGCTGGAAGCGGCCATCGCTTTCGCCAAGCGGCGACGGCTGGGACCCTATCGCCGGACCAGACCGCGCAGCCCCGGAGCCCTGCAGGCGCTGGCCGACAAGGAGCGGGCGGCCTTCGCCCGCGCCGGGTTCGACCGCAGAACCGCACAAACCGTGCTGGGCGCCGCCTCGCCCGACGCCCTGGCCGCCCTGCTGGCGACCGGCTGA
- a CDS encoding ABC transporter permease, protein MTLPASTSIPRPAAPATRSFGPVNWIGLWTLYLKEIRRFIKVATQTILAPLVTTLLFYAIFTLALGRAVQNVGGVSFPEFLGPGLIMMAMVQNAFANTSSSLVIAKIQGNIVDLVMPPLSPGELTFALAAGGLTRGLAVGITVGVVIALLTPVHIHDLFFVLFHAVAASLMLSLLGILGGLWSEKFDHIAAVTNFVITPLSFLSGAFYSAERLPGFWHTVAHFNPFFYMIDGFRYGFIGHADGSLAAGLIVLTLANLGLYALIHRLFAIGYKLRP, encoded by the coding sequence ATGACCCTGCCCGCTTCGACCTCCATCCCCCGGCCTGCCGCACCCGCGACCCGCAGTTTCGGTCCCGTCAACTGGATCGGGCTCTGGACGCTCTATCTCAAGGAGATCCGGCGCTTCATCAAGGTCGCGACCCAGACCATCCTGGCGCCGCTGGTGACCACGCTGCTGTTCTACGCGATCTTCACGCTGGCGCTGGGCCGCGCGGTGCAGAATGTCGGCGGCGTCTCCTTCCCGGAATTCCTCGGGCCCGGCCTGATCATGATGGCGATGGTGCAGAACGCCTTCGCCAACACCTCCTCCTCGCTGGTGATCGCCAAGATCCAGGGCAACATCGTCGATCTGGTGATGCCGCCCTTGAGCCCCGGCGAGCTGACCTTCGCGCTGGCCGCGGGCGGCCTCACGCGCGGGCTTGCCGTCGGCATCACGGTCGGGGTCGTGATCGCGCTCCTGACGCCGGTGCATATCCACGATCTCTTCTTCGTGCTGTTCCATGCCGTGGCGGCGAGCCTGATGCTGTCGCTGCTCGGCATCCTGGGCGGGCTCTGGTCGGAGAAGTTCGACCATATCGCGGCCGTGACCAATTTCGTGATCACGCCGCTCTCCTTCCTGTCGGGCGCCTTCTATTCGGCGGAACGGCTGCCGGGCTTCTGGCACACGGTCGCGCATTTCAACCCGTTCTTCTACATGATCGACGGGTTCCGCTACGGCTTCATCGGCCATGCCGACGGCTCGCTCGCCGCGGGCCTCATCGTGCTCACGCTCGCCAATCTGGGGCTCTATGCGCTGATCCATCGCCTGTTCGCGATCGGCTACAAGCTCCGGCCCTAG
- a CDS encoding ABC transporter permease: MTDSIGLPVPAPRLRRFGRVSWLGLWSLHQREFGRFIKGYVDNLLGPVVTSLLFFAVFRLALGGRSWSVPGIALADFVAPALVMMSIAERALSSTSASILYDKHTGALADVLMAPLTAFERVLGYALSATSTGLVIGFVVALCLWPFAHYALADLPAILLFAAGGGLLFGFLGILVGMWSTRWDHYTAAHTFVFIPTSFFSGMFLPVAVLPEIGQRLVSFNPFFYALDGMRGGLTGWREADPLLGAAVLLGCNLAAGALVWRLMARGYRIKP, translated from the coding sequence ATGACGGATTCGATCGGTCTGCCGGTCCCGGCGCCGCGCCTGCGGCGCTTCGGCCGCGTCAGCTGGCTCGGGCTCTGGTCGCTGCACCAGCGCGAGTTCGGCCGCTTCATCAAGGGCTATGTCGACAACCTGCTGGGGCCGGTCGTCACCAGCCTGCTGTTCTTCGCCGTGTTCCGGCTGGCGCTGGGCGGCCGGAGCTGGAGCGTGCCGGGCATCGCGCTCGCCGATTTCGTGGCGCCGGCGCTGGTCATGATGTCGATCGCCGAGCGCGCCCTCTCCTCGACCTCGGCCTCGATCCTCTATGATAAGCACACCGGGGCGCTGGCCGACGTGCTGATGGCGCCGCTCACGGCGTTCGAGCGCGTGCTGGGCTATGCGCTCTCCGCCACCAGCACCGGGCTCGTCATCGGCTTCGTGGTGGCGCTCTGCCTCTGGCCCTTCGCGCATTACGCGCTCGCCGACCTGCCGGCGATCCTGCTGTTCGCGGCCGGCGGCGGGCTGCTGTTCGGGTTCCTCGGAATCCTGGTGGGGATGTGGTCGACGCGCTGGGACCACTACACGGCGGCCCACACCTTCGTCTTCATCCCGACCTCGTTCTTCTCGGGCATGTTTCTGCCGGTGGCGGTGCTGCCCGAGATCGGCCAGAGGCTGGTCTCGTTCAACCCCTTCTTCTACGCGCTCGACGGCATGCGCGGCGGGCTCACCGGCTGGCGCGAGGCCGACCCGCTCCTGGGGGCGGCGGTGCTGCTCGGCTGCAACCTCGCGGCCGGCGCCCTCGTCTGGCGGCTGATGGCGCGGGGCTATCGCATCAAGCCGTGA
- a CDS encoding polyphosphate kinase 2 family protein, protein MPIPRLAKADLSRKLPDEETYEDRLKAVQIALLQIQQAYLRQGRRGIVVLEGPDAAGKGSLIRRLSARLDPRYCYIWPIAAPNEIERGEHYLERFWRRMPDHGELAVFDRSWYGRVRVERVEKLIKPPVWKRAYREIVEFERMLVDDEIRVIKIFLHISPEEQLRRFEERAETPYKRWKLTPDDLRNRSLWDEYIEATEEMFQKTSSPHAPWNLVASDFKWWARIRGLEIIAKGLGDGIDLKPPPCDPDLAKAIRKMAKKAKRGGRALKP, encoded by the coding sequence ATGCCGATCCCCCGTCTCGCCAAGGCCGATCTCAGCCGCAAGCTGCCCGACGAGGAGACCTACGAGGACAGGCTCAAGGCGGTCCAGATCGCCCTGCTCCAGATCCAGCAGGCCTATCTGCGGCAGGGTCGGCGCGGGATCGTGGTGCTCGAAGGGCCCGACGCCGCCGGCAAGGGCAGCCTGATCCGCCGCCTCTCCGCAAGGCTCGATCCCCGCTACTGCTATATCTGGCCGATCGCAGCACCCAACGAGATCGAGCGGGGCGAGCATTACCTCGAGCGTTTCTGGCGGCGCATGCCCGACCATGGCGAGCTCGCCGTGTTCGACCGTTCCTGGTACGGCCGCGTGCGCGTCGAACGGGTCGAGAAGCTGATCAAGCCGCCGGTCTGGAAGCGCGCCTATCGGGAGATCGTCGAGTTCGAGCGCATGCTGGTCGATGACGAGATCCGGGTGATCAAGATCTTCCTGCATATTTCGCCGGAGGAGCAGCTCCGCCGCTTCGAGGAGCGGGCGGAAACGCCCTACAAGCGCTGGAAGCTGACGCCCGACGATCTGCGCAACCGCAGCCTTTGGGACGAGTATATCGAGGCGACCGAGGAGATGTTCCAGAAGACCTCGAGCCCGCACGCGCCCTGGAATCTCGTCGCGAGCGATTTCAAATGGTGGGCCCGGATCCGCGGCCTCGAGATCATCGCCAAGGGGCTGGGCGACGGCATCGACCTCAAGCCGCCGCCCTGCGATCCCGATCTCGCCAAGGCGATCCGCAAGATGGCGAAGAAGGCCAAGCGGGGCGGCCGGGCGCTGAAGCCCTGA
- a CDS encoding aspartate aminotransferase family protein encodes MSASSASALLPVYARADLAFERGEGAYLFGNDGRRYLDFASGIAVTALGHSHPHLVAALKDQAEKLWHSSNLYRIPEGERLADRLAAASFADRVFFTNSGAEAIECGIKMCRKWQDDFGDPKRYRIIATEGAFHGRTLATIAAGGQEKHLKGFAPTVEGFDHVAYGNLNELRNAIGPETAAVLVEPVQGEGGMRAASVEYLKGLRQVCDEFGLLLFFDEVQCGMGRTGKLFAHEWAGIKPDVVATAKGIGGGFPMGACLATEKAAAALTPGSHGSTFGGNPLAMAVGNAVLDVMLADGFLPRVEAIGGILHKRVAALVAKYPKLFEELRGKGLMLGLKCRVPNTDMQNKLREAGLLTVGAGDNVVRLLPPLILEERHIDEGVAILDGVAKAWPEH; translated from the coding sequence ATGTCTGCGTCGTCCGCCTCTGCGTTGTTGCCGGTCTATGCGCGCGCCGATCTCGCTTTCGAGCGGGGCGAGGGCGCCTACCTGTTCGGCAATGACGGGCGACGTTACTTGGATTTTGCCTCCGGCATCGCCGTCACCGCGCTGGGTCATTCCCATCCGCATTTGGTGGCGGCGCTGAAGGACCAGGCCGAGAAGCTCTGGCACAGCTCGAACCTCTACCGCATTCCGGAGGGCGAGCGGCTCGCCGACCGGCTGGCCGCGGCCAGCTTCGCCGACCGCGTCTTCTTCACCAACTCGGGCGCCGAGGCGATCGAATGCGGCATCAAGATGTGCCGCAAATGGCAGGACGATTTCGGCGATCCCAAGCGCTACCGCATCATCGCGACCGAGGGCGCCTTCCATGGCCGCACGCTGGCGACCATCGCGGCCGGCGGCCAGGAGAAGCATCTCAAGGGCTTCGCGCCGACGGTCGAGGGCTTCGATCATGTCGCCTATGGCAACCTGAACGAGCTGCGCAACGCGATCGGGCCCGAAACGGCCGCCGTGCTGGTCGAGCCGGTGCAGGGCGAGGGCGGCATGCGCGCGGCCTCGGTCGAGTATCTCAAGGGCCTGCGCCAGGTCTGCGACGAGTTCGGCCTGCTGCTGTTCTTCGACGAGGTCCAGTGCGGCATGGGCCGTACCGGCAAGCTCTTCGCCCATGAATGGGCCGGCATCAAGCCGGACGTCGTGGCGACGGCGAAGGGCATCGGCGGCGGCTTCCCGATGGGCGCCTGCCTCGCGACCGAGAAGGCCGCGGCGGCGCTCACCCCCGGCAGCCACGGCTCGACCTTCGGCGGCAATCCGCTCGCCATGGCGGTCGGCAACGCGGTGCTCGACGTCATGCTGGCCGACGGCTTCCTGCCGCGCGTCGAGGCGATCGGCGGGATTCTGCACAAGCGTGTCGCGGCGCTGGTCGCGAAATATCCGAAGCTGTTCGAGGAGCTGCGCGGCAAGGGCCTGATGCTGGGCCTCAAATGCCGCGTGCCGAACACCGACATGCAGAACAAGCTGCGCGAGGCGGGGCTGCTGACGGTGGGAGCGGGCGACAATGTCGTCCGCCTGCTGCCGCCGCTCATCCTCGAGGAACGGCATATCGACGAGGGCGTCGCGATCCTCGACGGGGTCGCCAAGGCCTGGCCGGAGCACTGA
- the argF gene encoding ornithine carbamoyltransferase, giving the protein MSSSSAGKTPRHFLDLDKLDTATLRQILDAGHACKKGKVPGGKDKPLAGKSLALIFEKPSTRTRVSFELGIKELGGEAVVLERDAMQLGRGETVADTARVLSRYVDCIMVRTTKEEKLLELAENATVPVINGLTDRTHPCQLMADVMTFEEHRGPIAGKRIAWIGDGNNMATSWTHAAVRFGFELQIACPPQLTPPGQVLGWAKAEKGKVHVTADPKEAVKGADCVVTDVWVSMGDTDAMGRHVLLAPYQVTEGLMGQAKPGAIFMHCLPAHRGEEVTAGVIDGPQSVVWDEAENRLHAQKGILLWALGAI; this is encoded by the coding sequence ATGTCGTCATCTTCGGCGGGCAAGACCCCGCGGCATTTCCTCGATCTCGACAAGCTCGACACCGCCACGCTCCGGCAGATCCTCGATGCCGGCCATGCCTGCAAGAAGGGCAAGGTCCCGGGCGGCAAGGACAAGCCTCTCGCCGGCAAGTCGCTGGCCCTGATCTTCGAGAAGCCTTCGACCCGCACCCGCGTCTCCTTCGAGCTCGGCATCAAGGAGCTGGGTGGCGAGGCGGTGGTGCTGGAGCGCGACGCCATGCAGCTCGGGCGCGGCGAGACCGTGGCCGACACGGCGCGCGTGCTCTCGCGCTATGTCGACTGCATCATGGTGCGCACCACCAAGGAGGAGAAGCTCCTGGAGCTGGCGGAGAACGCGACGGTGCCCGTCATCAACGGCCTCACCGACCGCACCCATCCCTGCCAGCTCATGGCCGACGTGATGACCTTCGAGGAGCATCGCGGCCCCATCGCCGGCAAGCGCATCGCCTGGATCGGCGACGGCAACAACATGGCGACCTCCTGGACCCATGCGGCCGTGCGCTTCGGCTTCGAGCTCCAGATCGCCTGCCCGCCGCAGCTCACCCCGCCCGGCCAGGTGCTGGGCTGGGCCAAGGCGGAGAAGGGGAAGGTCCATGTCACGGCCGACCCCAAGGAAGCGGTCAAGGGCGCCGATTGCGTCGTGACCGACGTCTGGGTCTCGATGGGCGATACCGACGCCATGGGGCGCCATGTGCTGCTGGCGCCCTATCAGGTGACCGAGGGGCTGATGGGCCAGGCCAAGCCCGGCGCCATCTTCATGCATTGCCTGCCCGCCCATCGCGGCGAGGAGGTGACGGCCGGGGTCATCGACGGCCCGCAATCGGTCGTCTGGGACGAGGCCGAGAACCGCCTTCATGCCCAGAAGGGCATCCTGCTCTGGGCCCTCGGGGCGATCTGA
- the hslO gene encoding Hsp33 family molecular chaperone HslO, translating into MSLETRVETEGDDRVLPFQIEASALRGRVVRMGPLLDEVLRHHAYPKPVAERLAEMLALAALLSGALKFEGVFTLQIKGDGPVKLMVADVTSAGHMRGYAQFDAAAVAALGTGPAPSVPRLFGAGYLALTVDQGAHTERYQGIVELTGATLAECVHGYFRQSEQLEAAVMVAARAPAGGGNRGWRAGALMLQRLPTEGTELVRDDADEAWRHALILMSSCSPAELTSADLPAEDLLFRLFHEDGVRVFRDHALEARCRCSRERVERVLEALPQQDLEEMKVEGEVVVTCEFCSRVYRFGDSEIAALAKS; encoded by the coding sequence TTGAGCCTGGAAACCAGAGTCGAGACCGAGGGCGACGACCGCGTCCTCCCCTTCCAGATCGAGGCCAGCGCGCTGCGCGGCCGCGTGGTGCGGATGGGACCCCTGCTGGACGAGGTGCTGCGCCACCACGCCTATCCGAAACCGGTGGCCGAGCGGCTGGCCGAGATGCTGGCGCTGGCGGCGCTGCTCTCCGGTGCGCTCAAGTTCGAGGGCGTTTTCACCCTCCAGATCAAGGGCGACGGGCCGGTCAAGCTGATGGTGGCCGATGTCACCAGCGCCGGCCATATGCGCGGCTATGCGCAGTTCGACGCGGCGGCGGTGGCGGCCCTCGGCACGGGGCCTGCGCCCTCGGTGCCGCGGCTGTTCGGCGCGGGCTACCTGGCCCTGACGGTCGACCAGGGTGCCCATACCGAGCGCTATCAGGGCATCGTCGAGCTCACCGGCGCCACGCTCGCCGAATGCGTCCATGGCTATTTCCGCCAGTCCGAGCAGCTCGAGGCGGCCGTCATGGTGGCGGCGCGCGCACCCGCCGGCGGCGGCAACCGGGGCTGGCGCGCCGGCGCGCTGATGCTGCAACGCCTACCGACCGAGGGAACGGAGCTGGTGCGCGACGATGCCGACGAGGCCTGGCGGCACGCGCTCATCCTGATGTCGAGCTGCAGCCCCGCGGAGCTCACGTCCGCCGATCTGCCGGCCGAGGATCTGCTGTTCCGCCTGTTCCATGAGGACGGGGTGCGGGTCTTCCGCGACCATGCGCTCGAGGCGCGCTGCCGCTGCTCGCGCGAGCGCGTGGAGCGCGTGCTCGAGGCCCTGCCGCAGCAGGATCTCGAGGAGATGAAGGTCGAGGGCGAGGTGGTGGTAACTTGCGAGTTCTGCAGCCGGGTCTACCGCTTCGGCGACAGCGAGATCGCGGCGCTGGCCAAATCCTGA
- a CDS encoding nucleoside triphosphate pyrophosphohydrolase family protein: MEIDAYGTWAAATGGVRPQGAADPRELSYLGLGLAGEAGEVAGEIKKRLRDGKLDAARLADELGDVAYYWTRLCLALGLRPSEILDQSRAKIEARLAESPRAR; encoded by the coding sequence ATGGAGATCGACGCCTATGGAACCTGGGCCGCGGCCACGGGCGGGGTGCGCCCGCAAGGGGCCGCCGATCCGCGCGAGCTCTCCTATCTCGGGCTGGGTCTTGCCGGCGAAGCCGGAGAAGTGGCGGGCGAGATCAAGAAGCGGCTGCGCGACGGCAAACTCGATGCGGCGCGGCTGGCGGACGAGCTGGGGGATGTCGCCTATTACTGGACGCGCCTCTGTCTGGCGCTGGGGCTCCGTCCGAGCGAGATCCTCGATCAGAGCCGCGCCAAGATCGAGGCGCGGCTGGCGGAAAGCCCTCGCGCCAGGTAA